The proteins below come from a single Actinomycetota bacterium genomic window:
- the dapD gene encoding 2,3,4,5-tetrahydropyridine-2,6-dicarboxylate N-succinyltransferase — MTGPASGLGLATFCDDQLLDVWYPAPSLGSEPVDVADIASAIDSDPIRGVRVQTVTTTIADLQADPVDAADVYLRLHLLSHRLVRPRTISLAGVFGLLANVAWTSLGPVALDRLDDVRIRARTKGRPLTVLSVDKFPRMLDYVVPTGVRVADADRVRLGAHLAAGTTVMHEGFVNYNAGTLGSSMVEGRISAGVVVGDGSDIGGGASIMGTLSGGGTEVVTIGQRCLVGANAGIGISLGDDCVVEAGCYITAGAKLTLPDGTVVKASQLSGRDGVLFRRHSVTGALQAVPAGQVWSGLNADLHANA; from the coding sequence GTGACCGGCCCTGCCAGCGGGTTGGGTCTCGCGACCTTCTGCGACGACCAGTTGCTGGACGTCTGGTACCCGGCGCCGTCATTGGGCAGCGAGCCGGTCGACGTCGCCGACATCGCCTCGGCCATCGACAGCGACCCGATCCGCGGCGTCCGGGTGCAGACCGTGACCACCACGATCGCCGACCTGCAGGCCGATCCGGTCGATGCGGCCGACGTCTACCTCCGGCTGCATCTGCTCTCCCACCGGCTGGTCCGGCCGCGCACGATCAGCCTGGCCGGGGTGTTCGGCCTGCTGGCGAACGTCGCGTGGACGTCGCTGGGCCCGGTCGCGCTGGACCGCCTCGACGACGTACGGATCCGGGCCCGCACGAAGGGCCGGCCGCTCACCGTGCTCAGCGTGGACAAGTTCCCGCGCATGCTGGACTACGTCGTACCGACCGGTGTCCGGGTGGCCGACGCCGACCGGGTGCGGCTCGGCGCCCACCTGGCTGCCGGCACCACCGTCATGCACGAGGGCTTCGTCAACTACAACGCCGGCACCCTCGGATCGTCGATGGTCGAAGGCCGGATCTCCGCGGGCGTGGTCGTCGGGGACGGCAGCGACATCGGCGGCGGCGCATCGATCATGGGCACGCTGTCCGGCGGCGGGACAGAGGTGGTCACGATCGGCCAGCGGTGCCTGGTCGGCGCGAACGCCGGCATCGGCATCTCGCTGGGCGACGATTGCGTGGTCGAAGCCGGGTGCTACATCACCGCCGGCGCGAAACTCACGCTTCCCGACGGCACGGTGGTCAAGGCCAGCCAGCTGTCCGGCCGCGACGGCGTGCTGTTCCGCCGCCACTCGGTCACCGGTGCGCTGCAAGCGGTTCCGGCCGGTCAGGTGTGGTCGGGGTTGAACGCGGACCTGCACGCCAACGCCTGA
- a CDS encoding citrate synthase, protein MPEVSLQHPGGSLDLAEVPATVGDPGLDVSSLLKVTGHVALDTGFLNTASCKSAITFIDGDKGILRYRGYPIEQLAKGSTFLETAYLLIYGALPTEAELASFTESITRHTMLHEELKQFFDGFPRDAHPMPVLSSAVSALSTFYQDSLDPFDPAQVEISTIRLLAKVPTIAAYAYKKSVGQPYLYPDNSLGFAENFLRMTFGVPAEPYELDPVVVDALDQLFILHADHEQNCSTSTVRLVGSSHANLFASVSAGINALFGPLHGGANQAVLEMLETIHASGGGVNTFIRQVKDREEGVKLMGFGHRVYKNYDPRAAIVKQSAHDVFEKLSVNDPLLDIALRLEEVALADDFFISRQLYPNVDFYTGLIYKALGFPTRMFTVLFALGRLPGWIAQWREMIEDPTTKIGRPRQVYTGEPERDYVPLAQR, encoded by the coding sequence GTTTCCTCAACACCGCGTCCTGCAAGTCCGCCATCACTTTCATCGACGGCGACAAGGGGATCCTGCGCTACCGCGGGTACCCGATCGAGCAGTTGGCGAAGGGTTCGACGTTCCTGGAGACGGCGTACCTGTTGATCTACGGCGCGCTGCCGACCGAGGCGGAGCTGGCCTCGTTCACCGAGTCGATCACCCGGCACACCATGCTGCACGAGGAACTCAAGCAGTTCTTCGATGGTTTCCCCCGCGACGCGCACCCGATGCCGGTGCTGTCCAGCGCGGTCAGTGCGCTGTCGACCTTCTACCAGGACTCGCTGGACCCGTTCGACCCGGCGCAGGTGGAGATCTCGACGATCCGCCTGCTGGCCAAGGTGCCGACGATCGCCGCCTACGCGTACAAGAAGTCGGTCGGCCAGCCGTACCTCTACCCGGACAACTCACTCGGCTTCGCCGAGAACTTCCTGCGGATGACCTTCGGCGTCCCCGCCGAGCCGTACGAGCTCGACCCGGTCGTGGTCGACGCGCTCGACCAGTTGTTCATCCTGCACGCCGACCACGAACAGAACTGTTCGACCTCGACGGTCCGCCTCGTCGGCTCGTCGCATGCGAACCTGTTCGCCTCGGTCTCGGCCGGCATCAACGCCCTTTTCGGGCCGCTGCACGGTGGGGCGAACCAGGCCGTCCTGGAGATGCTGGAGACGATTCACGCGTCCGGCGGCGGGGTCAACACGTTCATCCGGCAGGTCAAGGATCGCGAAGAAGGCGTGAAGCTCATGGGCTTCGGCCACCGCGTCTACAAGAACTACGACCCGCGCGCGGCAATCGTGAAGCAGAGCGCCCACGACGTGTTCGAGAAGCTGTCGGTGAACGACCCGCTGCTGGACATCGCGCTACGGCTGGAAGAGGTCGCGCTCGCCGACGACTTCTTCATCTCCCGGCAGCTGTACCCCAACGTCGACTTCTACACCGGCCTGATCTACAAGGCGCTGGGCTTCCCCACCCGGATGTTCACGGTGTTGTTCGCGCTCGGCCGGCTGCCGGGGTGGATCGCGCAGTGGCGGGAGATGATCGAGGACCCGACCACGAAGATCGGTCGGCCGCGGCAGGTCTACACCGGTGAGCCCGAGCGCGACTACGTGCCGCTGGCGCAGCGCTAG